In one Pseudomonas sp. MM211 genomic region, the following are encoded:
- a CDS encoding YeeE/YedE family protein, which produces MSSNQTFGLPARSNAVVDTPVVAVAAAGIALLAITCYLAIDLRQGLLALVGVALGFVLYQASFSFAGGWRAAITEGRTASIRAQMLSIALACAVIMPLLDRGEAFGQPLTGALGPLGISLAVGALLFGFGMQLGGGCASGTLFTVGGGSTRMLVTLVFFIVGALIGTAHLPWWSSQYSIGVIQPAKLIGLWPAVALQLLALAAVGLLARGWEVRRRRQVASIFRPAQESADIPWRQRLWRGHWPLAWASLALAVLGVCNLLLSGQPWSVTFAFNLWGAKLATLLGLDVGSWAYWSWSMPAQALAGPVLAETTSVTNFGLILGALLAAGLSKRFAPLLRVPLKSLLAAVIGGLLMGYGARLAFGCNVGALFSGIASGSLHGWVWFALALLGSLAGVRARRLFGLES; this is translated from the coding sequence ATGTCGTCCAACCAAACGTTCGGTCTGCCAGCCAGGTCGAACGCCGTGGTCGATACACCGGTAGTGGCGGTGGCCGCTGCAGGCATCGCGCTCTTGGCCATCACCTGCTATTTGGCCATCGATCTGCGCCAGGGGCTTCTGGCGCTGGTCGGGGTGGCGCTCGGCTTCGTCCTCTATCAGGCCAGCTTCAGCTTTGCCGGCGGCTGGCGAGCGGCAATCACTGAGGGGCGCACAGCCAGCATTCGTGCGCAAATGCTGTCGATCGCCCTGGCGTGTGCGGTGATCATGCCGCTGCTCGACCGGGGTGAAGCGTTCGGTCAGCCATTGACCGGAGCGCTGGGCCCTCTCGGCATCTCGTTGGCGGTCGGAGCGCTGCTCTTCGGTTTCGGCATGCAGCTTGGTGGCGGGTGCGCCTCGGGAACGCTGTTTACCGTCGGTGGTGGCAGCACGCGGATGCTGGTCACTCTGGTGTTCTTCATCGTCGGCGCATTGATAGGCACGGCTCATCTGCCGTGGTGGTCGTCGCAATACAGTATTGGTGTCATCCAGCCGGCGAAGCTGATCGGCCTGTGGCCAGCAGTCGCCTTGCAGTTGCTGGCCCTGGCTGCTGTCGGCCTGCTGGCACGTGGCTGGGAAGTACGCCGGCGCCGGCAGGTCGCATCGATCTTCAGGCCTGCGCAGGAAAGCGCAGATATCCCCTGGCGCCAGCGGCTCTGGCGCGGACACTGGCCGTTGGCCTGGGCATCTCTGGCGCTGGCGGTACTGGGCGTGTGCAACCTGCTGCTCTCCGGGCAGCCCTGGTCGGTGACCTTCGCGTTCAATCTGTGGGGGGCTAAATTGGCCACCCTGCTCGGGCTGGATGTCGGCAGTTGGGCATACTGGAGCTGGTCGATGCCGGCTCAGGCGCTGGCCGGGCCGGTGCTGGCGGAAACCACCTCGGTGACCAACTTCGGGCTGATTCTCGGTGCGTTGTTGGCTGCGGGGCTCAGCAAGCGTTTCGCACCGCTGCTGCGGGTGCCGCTGAAATCCCTGTTGGCGGCGGTGATTGGCGGTCTGCTGATGGGCTACGGTGCCAGGTTGGCGTTCGGCTGCAATGTCGGTGCGCTGTTCAGCGGCATTGCCTCTGGCAGCCTGCATGGTTGGGTATGGTTCGCACTGGCATTGCTGGGCAGCCTTGCGGGTGTCCGCGCCCGTCGCCTGTTCGGACTGGAGAGTTGA